Proteins found in one Salminus brasiliensis chromosome 13, fSalBra1.hap2, whole genome shotgun sequence genomic segment:
- the arsa gene encoding arylsulfatase A, with amino-acid sequence MEWLSAALLALLALGGQAADLPNFVLLFADDLGYGDLGYGGHPSSLTPNLDRLAAGGLRFTDFYATSPVCSPSRASLLTGRYQTRSGIYPGVLYPGSRGGLPLNETTIAEVLKPLGYATAMMGKWHLGLGANGTYLPTRQGFDHYLGIPYSHDMGPCQNLTCFPPDVKCFGFCDRGVVTVPLLSDETILQQPVDFVNLENSYSDFATKFIRTAAQKKQPFFLYYPSHHTHYPQFAGWKAVGRSLRGPFGDSLLEFDSTVGNILQTLEETGVLNNTLVFFTADNGPELMRESHGGNAGLLKCGKGTTYEGGMREPAVAYWPGVIQPGVTHSLSSTLDILPTFAKLSGAPLPKVQLDGVDMTDILFNHGLGNREAMFFYPTDPSEKYSVFAVRWGKYKAHYYTRGAAHSDTTPDQDCHLFATLKQHDPPLVFDLESDPSENYSLSPKDHPEVATVLQKIQDIKDQFEASMVFGESEIGKGIDPTLEPCCTPQCSPKPECCQCGKTGY; translated from the exons ATGGAGTGGCTGAGTGCGGCTCTGCTGGCGCTTCTCGCCCTGGGCGGTCaggctgcagatctgcccaacTTCGTGCTTCTCTTTGCAGATGATTTAGGATACGGAGATCTGGGATATGGGGGACACCCCTCCTCACTGACCCCCAATCTGGACCGACTGGCCGCAGGCGGACTGCGCTTTACGGACTTCTACGCCACCAGCCCAGTGTGCAGCCCCTCCAG agcTTCTCTGCTGACGGGCCGCTATCAAACACGCTCTGGGATCTACCCCGGGGTACTGTACCCGGGCTCCAGGGGTGGGCTCCCGCTGAATGAGACCACCATTGCAGAGGTTCTAAAGCCACTGGGCTATGCCACAGCCATGATGGGGAAATGGCACCTGGGCCTTGGGGCTAATGGTACTTACCTGCCCACACGACAAGGCTTTGACCACTACCTTGGCATCCCATACTCGCATGACATG GGTCCCTGTCAGAATCTGACCTGCTTCCCTCCTGATGTGAAGTGCTTCGGCTTCTGTGACCGAGGCGTGGTAACAGTGCCTTTGCTGTCTGATGAAACCATCCTACAGCAGCCTGTGGATTTTGTGAATCTGGAGAATTCCTACAGCGACTTTGCCACCAAGTTCATCCGTACGGCAGCCCAGAAAAAGCAGCCCTTCTTCCTCTATTATCCCTCTCAC CACACTCACTACCCGCAGTTTGCCGGGTGGAAGGCTGTGGGCAGGTCTCTCAGAGGGCCTTTCGGGGACTCTCTGCTGGAGTTCGACTCCACTGTAGGAAACATTCTGCAGACTCTGGAGGAGACAGGCGTCCTCAACAACACCCTCGTCTTCTTCACAGCTGACAATgg GCCAGAGCTCATGCGAGAGTCTCATGGAGGAAATGCTGGCTTGCTGAAGTGTGGCAAAGGTACTACATATGAAGGAGGAATGAGGGAACCTGCCGTTGCGTACTGGCCTGGAGTCATACAGCCAG GCGTCACTCACAGCCTATCCAGCACTCTGGACATCCTGCCTACCTTCGCCAAACTGTCTGGAGCTCCACTACCCAAAGTTCAACTGGATGGTGTGGACATGACTGATATATTGTTCAACCATGGACTA GGGAACAGGGAGGCCATGTTTTTCTACCCAACGGACCCCAGTGAGAAGTACAGTGTGTTCGCAGTGAGATGGGGGAAATACAAAGCTCACTACTACACACGgg GAGCAGCACACAGTGACACCACTCCAGACCAAGACTGTCACCTGTTCGCCACTCTCAAGCAGCATGACCCTCCTTTGGTGTTTGACCTGGAGTCAGACCCTTCTGAGAACTATAGCTTAAGCCCAAAGGATCACCCAGAGGTGGCCACGGTGCTGCAGAAAATCCAGGACATCAAGGACCAGTTTGAGGCCTCCATGGTGTTTGGGGAGAGTGAGATTGGAAAAGGAATAGACCCTACACTGGAGCCCTGCTGTACCCCACAGTGCTCTCCCAAACCTGAATGCTGCCAGTGTGGGAAAACAGGGTACTGA
- the mapk8ip2 gene encoding C-Jun-amino-terminal kinase-interacting protein 2 isoform X1, with protein sequence MADRAEMFSLSTFHSLSPPGCRPAHDISLEEFDDEDLSEITDDCGIGLNYDSDPYEKDSLILEKNDFHHPVCSFQDDFQEFEMIDDEDEDEEDEEDGEADPDAPPSPSASPPPSPSLGSLKSRPTTLNLTTTVSQDSLNNNSSVSPRKSSWQDSLRNPTSQGRLSPTHTCLEDGTHVTGTCPGAPGTAVSGKGTPPNPPGHCGLNQSPGRPLLYDFEGNRRERPEYGSFGQHNSSSGHEITEVKPTVEVTIEEHVPSGDDCISQCSDTEVDHDLNGHAKHRLCNSRPNDTYTITTETVDDPELENDLTLDGTSKCLSSTAPLGNGAETPLSDEELDKEFDIDFMGKESYDLTCREAEGSSYVEFPSIELAELAAASSRVLSSRSDVDAGGEAGDLPHNQPAAVANDTASPSSDPGIADMNAKRYTESDQQSDDLSSPGSDSDIEGELEAAFTCDGPLVSNMISSISETELDLTSESSSGRSSHLTNSIEEASSPTSDPELDQELDAEQDSGIVGLKASLLLGQPEPIKQDHSPSLEQSPDIHPLDDGQALMGLQNVDDEQDYEHQADPDETLPPAVPCEDSESQQLLLKIEPDHSLESFKRSFYLPVGPRLMPSVDDYDGNSEGESESESEDELSENSDSPWLLSNLVNKMISEGSYPISCPEECLKRSSSISDTISPSSDLETDTFNESESHKTQTQNAEEDMPEQLPEGSKMQQDGDEEDRKAGCGSGGDQEDSKRFSSCLYMSNPTNDTITPVFLERYHPKNTKEDAFTCQRLQKNQQNEEEEEPNNDLTMERMKDLDSPSLSESIISDKDEGRETRVDPLSLEKITEVKNSLTLDIPTAQTNRCFSLTYSTDNDEEDQDASPFLESLDKPPSPYGNDTYLDSSPPIDESVQELRGSFDSMGGKPMDDSLAYDSMKYTLVVDENTTLELVSLKRCTSVLSEDSDGLSTVCDEEVADEEEDVYGRDQTVGVRPNLLLSSSSEEDSSPEADLPFSKKFLNVFVNSTSRSSSTESFGLFSCTINGEERDQTHRAVFRFIPRHSDELELDVDDPLFVEEEEDDYWYRGYNMRTGARGIFPAYYAHEVIGQTKDLMAMKRNPAWMESFTVQFLGSVEVPYHQGNGILCAAMQKIAMARKRTVHLRPPSLCELEISLQGVKLVMSLEDEYDLSEEFDRCSHFFQMKNISFCGCHPKNNCYFGFITKHPMLNRFACHVFVSQESMRRVAECVGRAFQEYYQEHLEYACPTEDIYLE encoded by the exons GACTCTCTCATTTTGGAGAAGAACGATTTCCACCACCCAGTGTGTTCATTCCAAGATGATTTCCAGGAGTTTGAGATgattgatgatgaagatgaggatgaagaggatgaggaggatggaGAAGCAGATCCTGATGCTCCGCCCTCTCCATCTGcgtctcctcctccttcccctAGTCTAGGCTCCCTGAAAAGCCGTCCCACAACTCTAAACCTGACCACCACAGTTTCACAG GACTCCCTGAACAACAACAGTAGTGTATCTCCACGAAAGTCAAGCTGGCAGGATTCTCTCCGCAATCCCACTTCACAGG GCCGTTTATCTCCTACCCACACTTGCCTTGAGGATGGTACCCACGTAACTGGCACATGCCCAGGGGCTCCTGGCACCGCAGTCTCTGGCAAAGGTACACCCCCAAACCCTCCTGGGCACTGTGGTCTCAATCAGTCACCTGGCAGGCCGCTGCTGTACGACTTTGAAGGGAACAGGCGCGAGCGGCCCGAATACG GCTCTTTTGGTCAGCATAACTCCTCTAGTGGCCACGAGATCACCGAGGTGAAACCCACTGTGGAAGTAACCATTGAGGAACACGTGCCCTCAGGCGACGACTGCATTTCCCAGTGCTCCGACACTGAAGTTGACCACGACCTCAATGGCCATGCCAAACACCGACTGTGCAATTCCAGACCGAATGATACGTACACTATCACTACAGAAACTGTGGATGACCCCGAACTGGAGAACGACCTTACTCTGGACGGCACCAGTAAGTGCCTGTCCTCTACGGCACCACTTGGCAATGGTGCAGAGACCCCGCTGTCAGATGAGGAGCTGGACAAAGAGTTTGACATCGACTTCATGGGTAAAGAGAGCTACGATCTGACCTGCAGGGAGGCCGAGGGATCATCCTATGTGGAATTTCCCAGCATAGAACTTGCAGAGCTGGCCGCTGCCTCCAGCCGTGTGTTGTCTAGTCGGTCAGATGTTGACGCAGGAGGTGAGGCTGGTGACTTGCCTCATAATCAACCTGCTGCTGTCGCGAATGACACAGCATCTCCTTCCTCTGACCCTGGCATTGCCGACATGAATGCCAAGCGCTATACAGAGTCGGATCAGCAAAGCGATGACCTCAGCTCCCCTGGATCTGACTCTGATATTGAGGGTGAATTGGAGGCAGCATTCACCTGCGATGGTCCACTGGTCAGTAACATGATTTCATCTATCTCAGAGACGGAGCTGGACCTGACTAGTGAGTCTAGCAGTGGAAGGTCTTCTCACTTGACCAACTCCATTGAAGAAGCCAGTTCGCCAACCTCTGACCCAGAGCTGGACCAGGAGCTTGATGCCGAGCAGGACAGTGGGATTGTTGGTCTGAAGGCGTCTCTTCTTCTGGGCCAGCCTGAACCCATTAAACAGGATCATTCCCCATCACTGGAGCAGAGCCCAGACATCCACCCTCTGGATGATGGACAGGCTCTGATGGGGCTGCAGAATGTGGATGATGAGCAGGATTATGAGCACCAAGCAGACCCAGATGAGACTCTGCCTCCTGCTGTACCTTGTGAGGATAGTGAATCCCAGCAACTGCTGCTGAAGATTGAACCAGACCACAGCCTGGAGAGCTTCAAGCGGTCTTTCTACCTGCCAGTCGGGCCCAGACTCATGCCGTCGGTAGACGACTACGATGGGAACAGTGAGGGAGAAtctgagtcagagtcagaggaTGAGCTCAGTGAGAACTCAGATTCGCCATGGCTGCTCAGCAACCTGGTCAACAAGATGATCTCTGAGGGGTCCTATCCGATCAGCTGCCCGGAGGAGTGCCTCAAGCGCTCCTCCTCCATCTCTGACACCATTTCACCCTCGTCTGACCTGGAGACAGATACCTTCAACGAAAGCGAAAGCCACAAGACGCAGACGCAGAACGCTGAGGAGGACATGCCGGAACAGCTACCTGAAGGCTCAAAAATGCAACAAGATGGAGATGAAGAAGACAGGAAAGCCGGCTGTGGATCAGGAGGAGATCAAGAAGACAGCAAAAGATTCAGCTCCTGTCTGTACATGAGCAACCCCACCAACGATACCATCACTCCTGTCTTCTTGGAGAGATACCACCCCAAGAACACAAAGGAGGATGCTTTTACATGCCAGAGATTGCAGAAGAATCAACagaatgaggaagaggaggagccgAATAACGACTTGACGATGGAGAGGATGAAGGACCTGGATTCACCCAGCCTAAGTGAGAGCATCATCAGTGACAAGGACGAGGGACGGGAGACAAGGGTGGATCCTCTGTCTCTGGAAAAAATCACAGAGGTCAAGAACAGTCTGACACTTGACATCCCTACAGCCCAGACCAACCGATGCTTCAGCCTCACCTACTCCACAGACAACGATGAGGAAGATCAGGATGCCTCACCTTTCCTAGAGAGCCTTGACAAGCCACCCTCACCTTATGGAAATGACACTTACCTGGACAGTTCTCCGCCTATCGATGAGAGCGTTCAGGAGCTGCGAGGCTCTTTTGACTCTATGGGTGGCAAACCAATGGATGACTCTTTGGCGTATGACTCGATGAAATACACTCTAGTGGTGGACGAGAACACTACACTGGAACTGGTGAGCCTGAAGCGCTGCACCTCAGTGCTCAGTGAGGACAGCGATGGGCTCTCCACTGTCTGTGATGAAGAGGTAGCCGATGAGGAGGAAGATGTGTACGGGCGGGACCAGACAGTGGGAGTACGGCCTAATCTGTTGTTAAGCTCCTCCTCCGAAGAAGACTCTTCGCCTGAGGCAGACCTACCATTCTCCAAGAAGTTCCTCAATGTGTTTGTCAACAGCACATCACGGTCCTCCA GCACAGAGTCATTTGGGTTGTTTTCCTGTACTATAAACGGAGAAGAGCGAGACCAAACTCACAGAGCGGTCTTCAG GTTTATCCCACGTCACTCAGATGAACTGGAGCTGGATGTTGACGATCCACTCTTTGttgaggaagaagaggatgacTACTGGTACCGTGGCTACAACATGCGCACGGGGGCTAGAGGCATTTTTCCAGCCTACTATGCCCATGAAGTCATTGGGCAGACCAAAGACCTGATGG CAATGAAGAGAAACCCAGCCTGGATGGAGAGTTTCACTGTGCAGTTCTTGGGCTCGGTGGAGGTGCCTTATCACCAGGGCAATGGCATCCTGTGTGCTGCCATGCAGAAG ATTGCCATGGCGAGGAAGAGGACGGTGCATCTTCGTCCACCATCTCTGTGCGAACTGGAGATTAGCTTGCAGGGAGTCAAGCTGGTCATGAGTCTGGAGGATGAGTATGACCTCTCAGAGGAG TTTGACAGATGTAGTCACTTTTTCCAGATGAAGAACATCTCCTTCTGCGGATGCCATCCCAAAAACAACTG CTACTTTGGCTTCATTACTAAACACCCAATGCTGAACAGGTTTGCTTGTCACGTGTTCGTCTCTCAGGAGTCTATGAGGCGTGTGGCTGAGTGCGTGGG ACGAGCGTTTCAGGAGTATTATCAGGAGCATCTGGAGTACGCTTGTCCCACAGAGGATATCTACCTGgagtag
- the mapk8ip2 gene encoding C-Jun-amino-terminal kinase-interacting protein 2 isoform X2, translating to MADRAEMFSLSTFHSLSPPGCRPAHDISLEEFDDEDLSEITDDCGIGLNYDSDPYEKDSLILEKNDFHHPVCSFQDDFQEFEMIDDEDEDEEDEEDGEADPDAPPSPSASPPPSPSLGSLKSRPTTLNLTTTVSQDSLNNNSSVSPRKSSWQDSLRNPTSQGRLSPTHTCLEDGTHVTGTCPGAPGTAVSGKGSFGQHNSSSGHEITEVKPTVEVTIEEHVPSGDDCISQCSDTEVDHDLNGHAKHRLCNSRPNDTYTITTETVDDPELENDLTLDGTSKCLSSTAPLGNGAETPLSDEELDKEFDIDFMGKESYDLTCREAEGSSYVEFPSIELAELAAASSRVLSSRSDVDAGGEAGDLPHNQPAAVANDTASPSSDPGIADMNAKRYTESDQQSDDLSSPGSDSDIEGELEAAFTCDGPLVSNMISSISETELDLTSESSSGRSSHLTNSIEEASSPTSDPELDQELDAEQDSGIVGLKASLLLGQPEPIKQDHSPSLEQSPDIHPLDDGQALMGLQNVDDEQDYEHQADPDETLPPAVPCEDSESQQLLLKIEPDHSLESFKRSFYLPVGPRLMPSVDDYDGNSEGESESESEDELSENSDSPWLLSNLVNKMISEGSYPISCPEECLKRSSSISDTISPSSDLETDTFNESESHKTQTQNAEEDMPEQLPEGSKMQQDGDEEDRKAGCGSGGDQEDSKRFSSCLYMSNPTNDTITPVFLERYHPKNTKEDAFTCQRLQKNQQNEEEEEPNNDLTMERMKDLDSPSLSESIISDKDEGRETRVDPLSLEKITEVKNSLTLDIPTAQTNRCFSLTYSTDNDEEDQDASPFLESLDKPPSPYGNDTYLDSSPPIDESVQELRGSFDSMGGKPMDDSLAYDSMKYTLVVDENTTLELVSLKRCTSVLSEDSDGLSTVCDEEVADEEEDVYGRDQTVGVRPNLLLSSSSEEDSSPEADLPFSKKFLNVFVNSTSRSSSTESFGLFSCTINGEERDQTHRAVFRFIPRHSDELELDVDDPLFVEEEEDDYWYRGYNMRTGARGIFPAYYAHEVIGQTKDLMAMKRNPAWMESFTVQFLGSVEVPYHQGNGILCAAMQKIAMARKRTVHLRPPSLCELEISLQGVKLVMSLEDEYDLSEEFDRCSHFFQMKNISFCGCHPKNNCYFGFITKHPMLNRFACHVFVSQESMRRVAECVGRAFQEYYQEHLEYACPTEDIYLE from the exons GACTCTCTCATTTTGGAGAAGAACGATTTCCACCACCCAGTGTGTTCATTCCAAGATGATTTCCAGGAGTTTGAGATgattgatgatgaagatgaggatgaagaggatgaggaggatggaGAAGCAGATCCTGATGCTCCGCCCTCTCCATCTGcgtctcctcctccttcccctAGTCTAGGCTCCCTGAAAAGCCGTCCCACAACTCTAAACCTGACCACCACAGTTTCACAG GACTCCCTGAACAACAACAGTAGTGTATCTCCACGAAAGTCAAGCTGGCAGGATTCTCTCCGCAATCCCACTTCACAGG GCCGTTTATCTCCTACCCACACTTGCCTTGAGGATGGTACCCACGTAACTGGCACATGCCCAGGGGCTCCTGGCACCGCAGTCTCTGGCAAAG GCTCTTTTGGTCAGCATAACTCCTCTAGTGGCCACGAGATCACCGAGGTGAAACCCACTGTGGAAGTAACCATTGAGGAACACGTGCCCTCAGGCGACGACTGCATTTCCCAGTGCTCCGACACTGAAGTTGACCACGACCTCAATGGCCATGCCAAACACCGACTGTGCAATTCCAGACCGAATGATACGTACACTATCACTACAGAAACTGTGGATGACCCCGAACTGGAGAACGACCTTACTCTGGACGGCACCAGTAAGTGCCTGTCCTCTACGGCACCACTTGGCAATGGTGCAGAGACCCCGCTGTCAGATGAGGAGCTGGACAAAGAGTTTGACATCGACTTCATGGGTAAAGAGAGCTACGATCTGACCTGCAGGGAGGCCGAGGGATCATCCTATGTGGAATTTCCCAGCATAGAACTTGCAGAGCTGGCCGCTGCCTCCAGCCGTGTGTTGTCTAGTCGGTCAGATGTTGACGCAGGAGGTGAGGCTGGTGACTTGCCTCATAATCAACCTGCTGCTGTCGCGAATGACACAGCATCTCCTTCCTCTGACCCTGGCATTGCCGACATGAATGCCAAGCGCTATACAGAGTCGGATCAGCAAAGCGATGACCTCAGCTCCCCTGGATCTGACTCTGATATTGAGGGTGAATTGGAGGCAGCATTCACCTGCGATGGTCCACTGGTCAGTAACATGATTTCATCTATCTCAGAGACGGAGCTGGACCTGACTAGTGAGTCTAGCAGTGGAAGGTCTTCTCACTTGACCAACTCCATTGAAGAAGCCAGTTCGCCAACCTCTGACCCAGAGCTGGACCAGGAGCTTGATGCCGAGCAGGACAGTGGGATTGTTGGTCTGAAGGCGTCTCTTCTTCTGGGCCAGCCTGAACCCATTAAACAGGATCATTCCCCATCACTGGAGCAGAGCCCAGACATCCACCCTCTGGATGATGGACAGGCTCTGATGGGGCTGCAGAATGTGGATGATGAGCAGGATTATGAGCACCAAGCAGACCCAGATGAGACTCTGCCTCCTGCTGTACCTTGTGAGGATAGTGAATCCCAGCAACTGCTGCTGAAGATTGAACCAGACCACAGCCTGGAGAGCTTCAAGCGGTCTTTCTACCTGCCAGTCGGGCCCAGACTCATGCCGTCGGTAGACGACTACGATGGGAACAGTGAGGGAGAAtctgagtcagagtcagaggaTGAGCTCAGTGAGAACTCAGATTCGCCATGGCTGCTCAGCAACCTGGTCAACAAGATGATCTCTGAGGGGTCCTATCCGATCAGCTGCCCGGAGGAGTGCCTCAAGCGCTCCTCCTCCATCTCTGACACCATTTCACCCTCGTCTGACCTGGAGACAGATACCTTCAACGAAAGCGAAAGCCACAAGACGCAGACGCAGAACGCTGAGGAGGACATGCCGGAACAGCTACCTGAAGGCTCAAAAATGCAACAAGATGGAGATGAAGAAGACAGGAAAGCCGGCTGTGGATCAGGAGGAGATCAAGAAGACAGCAAAAGATTCAGCTCCTGTCTGTACATGAGCAACCCCACCAACGATACCATCACTCCTGTCTTCTTGGAGAGATACCACCCCAAGAACACAAAGGAGGATGCTTTTACATGCCAGAGATTGCAGAAGAATCAACagaatgaggaagaggaggagccgAATAACGACTTGACGATGGAGAGGATGAAGGACCTGGATTCACCCAGCCTAAGTGAGAGCATCATCAGTGACAAGGACGAGGGACGGGAGACAAGGGTGGATCCTCTGTCTCTGGAAAAAATCACAGAGGTCAAGAACAGTCTGACACTTGACATCCCTACAGCCCAGACCAACCGATGCTTCAGCCTCACCTACTCCACAGACAACGATGAGGAAGATCAGGATGCCTCACCTTTCCTAGAGAGCCTTGACAAGCCACCCTCACCTTATGGAAATGACACTTACCTGGACAGTTCTCCGCCTATCGATGAGAGCGTTCAGGAGCTGCGAGGCTCTTTTGACTCTATGGGTGGCAAACCAATGGATGACTCTTTGGCGTATGACTCGATGAAATACACTCTAGTGGTGGACGAGAACACTACACTGGAACTGGTGAGCCTGAAGCGCTGCACCTCAGTGCTCAGTGAGGACAGCGATGGGCTCTCCACTGTCTGTGATGAAGAGGTAGCCGATGAGGAGGAAGATGTGTACGGGCGGGACCAGACAGTGGGAGTACGGCCTAATCTGTTGTTAAGCTCCTCCTCCGAAGAAGACTCTTCGCCTGAGGCAGACCTACCATTCTCCAAGAAGTTCCTCAATGTGTTTGTCAACAGCACATCACGGTCCTCCA GCACAGAGTCATTTGGGTTGTTTTCCTGTACTATAAACGGAGAAGAGCGAGACCAAACTCACAGAGCGGTCTTCAG GTTTATCCCACGTCACTCAGATGAACTGGAGCTGGATGTTGACGATCCACTCTTTGttgaggaagaagaggatgacTACTGGTACCGTGGCTACAACATGCGCACGGGGGCTAGAGGCATTTTTCCAGCCTACTATGCCCATGAAGTCATTGGGCAGACCAAAGACCTGATGG CAATGAAGAGAAACCCAGCCTGGATGGAGAGTTTCACTGTGCAGTTCTTGGGCTCGGTGGAGGTGCCTTATCACCAGGGCAATGGCATCCTGTGTGCTGCCATGCAGAAG ATTGCCATGGCGAGGAAGAGGACGGTGCATCTTCGTCCACCATCTCTGTGCGAACTGGAGATTAGCTTGCAGGGAGTCAAGCTGGTCATGAGTCTGGAGGATGAGTATGACCTCTCAGAGGAG TTTGACAGATGTAGTCACTTTTTCCAGATGAAGAACATCTCCTTCTGCGGATGCCATCCCAAAAACAACTG CTACTTTGGCTTCATTACTAAACACCCAATGCTGAACAGGTTTGCTTGTCACGTGTTCGTCTCTCAGGAGTCTATGAGGCGTGTGGCTGAGTGCGTGGG ACGAGCGTTTCAGGAGTATTATCAGGAGCATCTGGAGTACGCTTGTCCCACAGAGGATATCTACCTGgagtag